A window of Chromohalobacter canadensis genomic DNA:
CCTGCCCCTCAATATTCAAAGACGCTTGATTTCGGGCCCCAATGTTCAGACAGCCACCATGTGGTCCGGGACGCTCTCGACACTCCTGCTCACGCTCATCGGGCTCTATCGTCACCCAACACCGTTATTCTGGCTCTGGTTTCTAACCACCCTCACGCTCACGATTTACCGTGTTGGACTGCATTATCAGATCCGGCAACAATGGCGCCAAGGCATCGCCAACCCCACCGATCAGATTTACCTGGTCAACCTGCTCTGGTGTGCCACGACCGGGCTCGGCACCGCGCTTTGTATGCTCAGCGGCGATACCGTCCTGCAAGTCTTGGTCATTTCCGCAATGGTCGCCTTCGCCTCCCTCGCCGCGTGCTATTCTCATGGCACACCTCGCTATGCCATGCTGCAGGTCCTACTGCTGGATCTGCCCCTCAAGCTCGCGGTCCCCTTCCAGCCCGAACCCTGGTTCTGGATACTCGTGCTGCAAGGCCCCTTCTTCTGGATGGGGCTGTATAGAATAATTCGTGCTCTCGACGACCTGTCGATTCAAGCCCTGCTCGGCGAGTATTACAGCCAGCGACGGGCAAACCTCGACCCGCTGACCGAACTGTTCAACCGAGAGGGGTGGTATCACGAGGCCCTGTCGATTCGTGGGCCGGGGCGCGCGCCACTTCCCGTCAGCCTGCTCTTTTCGGACCTCGACGGTTTCAAGCACATTAACGACACCTACGGCCACATGACCGGTGATGAGCTTCTTCGCGACATTGCCAATGCAATGAGCGAGGCATTGAGAAGTGACGACATCCTCGCACGCTGGGGTGGCGATGAATTCGTGATCTTGCTACCGGGTACCAGCCCAGAGGCAAGTCGCACCGTTGCACAACGACTCATCGATATCACGGCCGACATCGGGCGCACTTATCCGGGAATAGGGCTGAGCATCGGGATCGTGCATTGTCAGGATTGGCGAGGCATGGATCGCGACCGTCTGGAGCGCCTGGTCGCCCAGGCGGATCAATCCCTCTACCAAGCCAAGCGGCAAGGCAAGGGATGCTTTCAGGAACTGACCGAGCAGGCCTGAGCCGGCAAATGTGACCTGACCTAGCGATCCGACATATTCGGTTATTAGTCTTGGACGATCCGAACTGTCGGCATCACCCTCGGGCAGAGCTGCACATCGCCTAATCCATGCAAACCAAGGAGAGAAATGTGGCATCGCTCGAGCAACTCGCCCGGTCGCGTTATAGCTGTCGTGATTTCAGCCCACAGACGGTTCCTAGCGCAATCCTCGACAGGCTGCTTGGGATTGCCCAAGGCATCACTCATGCCAGTAGTAGACGTAGCGTACCTTCGGCGGGGGCTTTATATCCGCTTCAGCTGCTGGCAATAGCAGGGCGCATTCGCGACCTGGACGCGGCGACCTACACCTTCGATCCCGAAAGCTGCATGCTGAAAACGCACCTCGACCACGACGTACGAGAGGCACTCCAGCAAGCTGCACTCGAGGATCAACCTTGGATCGGTCAGGCTGCCGGCATTATCACGATCTGTGCCGACATGGGGGCCGCGACTCAAACATTTGCCGATCAACCGCCCTACGGATCACGTGGCCAACGCTACGCCTGGATCGAAGCGGGCGCCGCAGCTCAGAACATTCAGTTGCAAGCAACTGCCGAGGGGCTGGGTAGCGTGCTCGTCGCCGGCTTCTGCGACGAGGCTACGGCAGCAGCACTGGCCCTCGAAACGCCTATAATGCCGCTAATCCACCTGTGCTTCGGTTGGCCGGCCATGGCGCAAAATCGGGCATCGACGGAATAAATGCCACCAAGAGCCACTGGCGGCTTTCTGCCAAGGAGTGACTATATCCGCGTTCCATTATTCTGTAGTGGCCTGCTGGCGCTCTCCAATGGCTTCCGCGTCGGTATCACCCCGCGATCATGCTGGCGGGGCTGGTGTATATCCTGATCGAGTTCGGATGTGCGTTAGTGTACGCTGGCGCCGGGCATCTGCTGGGCCAAGGTAGCGTCAGCCTGCGCAGGCAGCGTTGGCTGGATGGTGTCAGTGGTTCGGCGATGGTGGGCTTGGCAGGCTGGTTGATGCTGGAGAAACGTCCCGCTTGAAGTACAGTATTCGCATCAATGATCAGTGGCGAATTTGCTTCAGGTTCGAGAGCGGCAGCGTTTCACCCTGCCGCGTCTCCCTCCTCCAGCACTTCGTTGATCAACGCGACGAAATCGTCGAAGGCGGGATGCATCAGACTCGGGGAACGGTGCACTTCGATCACAGCGGGGGGCAGCGGCGGCAGGCCATCGCTTTCCCCCAGCGCTCGCCAGTTCTCGGGTAGCGAGCGACGGTCGGTCACGGTCAGTGTCTGGCCCTGATTGACGATGACGCGCAAACCACTCGGGCTCTGACTGGTGGAGTCGAGCTGCCAGTCACGACCGATATTGGCCAGTGCGGCCAGCGCCCGGCGCCGGTAAATGCACTGCTCCGGAAACAGCGCCAGCGGGATCGGCCGCCCGGCGTCTAGCGTGAAACGCCGATGCGCCGCCCAAACCACCTCCCCCGTGGCCACGGGCCGCCCTCCACTGTCGGCGGCGTGCTGCACCGCCAGCACGACATCCAGCGATCCTTTCTCCAGTTGCTCCAGCAGCTCCGTCGACATGCGGCAGTGAATATGCACGTGGACCTCGGGATGCCGAGCGCCGAAGCGTTCGAGCAGTGCCGGCAACCAGGTATCGGCGTAGTCCTCGGGGAGCCCGAAGCGCAGCGTCACCGGCTGCGAACGCCCCAGCGCCGCGATCGCTTCGCGTTGCAGCTGCAGCAGGCGCC
This region includes:
- a CDS encoding GGDEF domain-containing protein; the protein is MPDKRYMHHNAYSIPSWRFFRWLLCNERLPLNIQRRLISGPNVQTATMWSGTLSTLLLTLIGLYRHPTPLFWLWFLTTLTLTIYRVGLHYQIRQQWRQGIANPTDQIYLVNLLWCATTGLGTALCMLSGDTVLQVLVISAMVAFASLAACYSHGTPRYAMLQVLLLDLPLKLAVPFQPEPWFWILVLQGPFFWMGLYRIIRALDDLSIQALLGEYYSQRRANLDPLTELFNREGWYHEALSIRGPGRAPLPVSLLFSDLDGFKHINDTYGHMTGDELLRDIANAMSEALRSDDILARWGGDEFVILLPGTSPEASRTVAQRLIDITADIGRTYPGIGLSIGIVHCQDWRGMDRDRLERLVAQADQSLYQAKRQGKGCFQELTEQA
- a CDS encoding SagB/ThcOx family dehydrogenase, with amino-acid sequence MASLEQLARSRYSCRDFSPQTVPSAILDRLLGIAQGITHASSRRSVPSAGALYPLQLLAIAGRIRDLDAATYTFDPESCMLKTHLDHDVREALQQAALEDQPWIGQAAGIITICADMGAATQTFADQPPYGSRGQRYAWIEAGAAAQNIQLQATAEGLGSVLVAGFCDEATAAALALETPIMPLIHLCFGWPAMAQNRASTE
- a CDS encoding LysR family transcriptional regulator, whose protein sequence is MAAIGNTDTAQLAALDSDLLLAFVTVADSGGFTAAARYLHKTQSTISLRISTLESRLDTLLIERGSRRLTLTGDGETFLVYARRLLQLQREAIAALGRSQPVTLRFGLPEDYADTWLPALLERFGARHPEVHVHIHCRMSTELLEQLEKGSLDVVLAVQHAADSGGRPVATGEVVWAAHRRFTLDAGRPIPLALFPEQCIYRRRALAALANIGRDWQLDSTSQSPSGLRVIVNQGQTLTVTDRRSLPENWRALGESDGLPPLPPAVIEVHRSPSLMHPAFDDFVALINEVLEEGDAAG